Proteins encoded in a region of the Pelobates fuscus isolate aPelFus1 chromosome 11, aPelFus1.pri, whole genome shotgun sequence genome:
- the LOC134576907 gene encoding olfactory receptor 8U9-like, with protein MKNQSVVKEFILLGFPDVPSIKMTIFVLFLVFYVSTLIGNMIIIITTAINSQLYTPMYFFLSNLSFLEIFYISVTIPKMLVNVLLKSNSISFTACAAQMFLFIALGSIECTLLAVMAYDRYVAICNPLQYIVVMDITSCLSLVCSSWVSGFLNSMVHTVLTFHLHFCSSNKINQFFCDIPPLFKVSCSSTYNNKIVLFIVGGIYGFGSLLTTLISYVHIISTIQKIKSREGQRKAFSTCASHLIVVTLFYGTSFSAYLKPTTNEESQEDKLIPVFYAVITPTLNPIIYTLRNKEFNNVLRKIIVSKKSLPTKNKKQYPEEQKVRWHSGLHRYFASNKAAKEENHGHNYELKKNGNTL; from the exons ATGAAGAATCAGAGTGTGGTAAAGGAATTTATCCTGTTGGGATTTCCAGATGTGCCCTCTATAAAGATGACAATTTTTGTCTTGTTTCTGGTGTTTTATGTGTCCACACTGATTGGAAATATGATCATCATTATTACGACTGCCATCAATTCTCAACTTTACACTCCCATGTATTTTTTCCTCAGCAACCTCTCTTTCCTGGAGATTTTCTATATATCGGTCACCATTCCAAAAATGCTTGTTAATGTCCTACTGAAAAGCAATTCTATTTCTTTCACGGCCTGTGCTGCCCAAATGTTTCTTTTCATAGCGCTGGGCAGCATAGAGTGCACTTTGCTTGCAGTCATGGCATATGATCGTTATGTTGCTATCTGCAATCCACTTCAATATATTGTTGTGATGGATATCACTTCCTGCTTATCATTAGTTTGTAGCTCATGGGTCAGTGGATTTCTCAATTCAATGGTCCACACTGTTCTTACTTTTCACCTGCATTTCTGTTCATCAAATAAAATTAATCAGTTTTTTTGTGACATCCCACCCTTGTTTAAAGTGTCCTGCAGTAGCACATACAATAATAaaattgttctatttatagttgGAGGAATTTATGGATTCGGATCATTGCTAACTACATTAATTTCTTACGTACATATCATTTCaacaatacaaaaaattaaaTCCAGAGAAGGGCAGAGGAAAGCATTTTCCACTTGTGCATCTCATCTAATTGTTGTAACTTTGTTCTATGGAACATCTTTCTCTGCATATTTAAAACCAACTACCAATGAAGAGTCACAGGAAGACAAGCTTATCCCCGTTTTTTATGCTGTAATAACACCAACTTTAAACCCTATCATATATACACTGAGGAACAAAGAATTCAACAATGTACTAAGGAAGAT TATcgtcagcaaaaa ATCTCTTCCtacaaaaaataagaaacaatATCCTGAAGAACAAAAAGTTCGATGGCATTCAGGTCTTCACAGATATTTCGCTAGCAACAAGGCAGCAAAGGAAGAAAATCATGGACATAACTATGAACTTAAGAAAAATGGCAATACCTTATAA